The Primulina eburnea isolate SZY01 chromosome 12, ASM2296580v1, whole genome shotgun sequence genome includes the window ATGGAATCTTTCTCATCATAAATGAATACATATTCTTGTACCCATCATGTGTCACCCGCCTATCATATTGtcaaggtctacccaacaagatatgacatgCATGCATGGGTACCACATctacatacttcccaatagaaaaagACACCAAAACTTGCTTGTTCACCTTCACCTCCGCGCAatcgttcaaccattgaagcctatatggttagGGGATTCTTTAATGTATGTAAACCCAATTTTTCCACCATCTCACTACTAGCCACATTGGTACAACtccccccatctatgattaaaTTGCAAACCTTTTGATTTACAAAacacctagtatggaacaagttttccctttggttagtctcctcctccttgacttgggcactcatgatacgcctagtcactagttcttcacctacaaccgccccatatccctcatcaggatcctctaacgcaggcatctcatcatcatcgtcttcctcctcactttgagactcatactcaccatattCATTCAAAATCATTACCCTTTTATTAGGGCACTCACTAGCAATATGTCCtaacccttgacacctaaaacatctagtatctctagaacgagtaagaggagtttcagatttaccttgcactccttgCTCAGGCGCCTCTTGTTTGGTCTCAAATTTGGGCTTGGCCACCACTTTACTCTCCTCACGCTTCACTACATTTGATttccaagaagatgatgagcccccagtttgattggtgcggccaactccacgccttttgagttgttgctccacttttatggccatttgcaccatctcgtctagatccaagtagtgccaAAGCTacacttgatcttgaatttccctgttcaaaccacaaagaaaacgagccatggtCGCCTCAGTATCTTCCTcaatatttgccctaatcatgactacttccatctccttatagtagtcctcaacactctttaacccttgcctcaaagtttgtagcctcttaaacatctccctataataatggttgggcacaaacctcttcctcatgaccctcttcatctcatcccaagattcaatgggtctctcattatacctcctcctagtggtcactaattgatcccaccaaatgagagcatagtctaagaattccaccaccgccaacctcaccttcttttgttcggagtagtggtgacactcAAATacaaactctaccctcttttcccactctaagtacgcctccgggtcagacttcccatggaacgatggaattttcatcttaatgctatcCATGTTACCATCTTCCCTATTCCCATCATATCTACCTCGTACGGCTTCTCTTTTTCCTCTACCgaatcctctacctcttccattcctaccccaattttcattttgactctcctcgTCTCCTCCCAAGTCATATTCCTCATCctctctacccaaatccttaGGTTTGGATTTACTCCCACTAGTACTAACTTCAAGCTTATCTAATTTCTCATATAAGGGCTCTAATTCACTCCTCATCATCGTACTAAAATGCCAAAAcaacgcctccatttgaaccttagacaacctcgggttcgaactatctcctacctccctctccatctaatttcaaatttgtacctgcaagaaaaagttagtagaaaacaaaatgatcctcacccaaatgctcacggtcactccaaagaaattcactcgtctctcctctcttattttttttttgctcacaacaaatactcactagtcactccaaaaaaataacactcacactcaaATGTTCCCACTCGAATTCAATGTTTCTCTCTAaagtgtgctcaagctttgtatttgagTATTAAATAATCAAGTTCCAACTCATGAACAATTGTGACCAACTCACTTGGACTgcgtagacaagaaattcgaaggtatagaattttttttttactgtgagaggcaattgaatatgactctctaaaggaaATTGAACAAGAtaccaaaaagaaataatggtaaatttttcggaatttttgtactcttttttttaccaaaatttcgagaatcacataCTCTCGAAAAAAAAATccgaagaacgatagaacagAAAGCAGATCTGAAAACGAACGAAGAACtaacacagatctgaaaatttaagaacaagataacttacttgaattcaatggaCCTAAGCTCTAATACCAAATGaagtgaatctttgtacgagcgaatagcaaacacgatttaTCGAATCGCgtcctcaattcaataacgaacaaagaatcattgttgtcccgatcttttgaaccAAGTTTGAATTTGTGATACTCACCTCTAAATTATAAAAACTTAGCAATAAATAATCACGGAATAACAATCGATATTatgacgaaccttcaaagaacaagtcgaagacaatccgcacaagcacgatcgataAACGCcacaaaattaaaaactttgataagttttattttgttaacaaagcaaaagctttaattgtttgagagaaaaaatcaagaacaatgataaaatatcaataatgaaCTCTGAAAAGTGTCAAAATTTTCGTGCAAATATGTCTACATATTAAAAAAAGATTGCAAATTTAGttaccaaaataatcaaaactctAACTAGGAAACTAGGATTTTCCCGCAactgactcgcgctcgggcggtaggatATTGCCACTCGAGCGCCGAAATTCTGTactattcgcgctcgggcggtagattatgaccgctcgggcgcgaagctTTCTGGAATTTTTCGCCTCGGACAGTaagtgtggcgctcgggcggtaatctttggccgctcgggcgccgatgcTTCTGGACTCATCTTTATCTatcacttgaataatgttctttTGGCTCCCAAACTTATTCCCATGCATCATGAACCCTCCAGCACTTTGCACCTCGCTTGTACGTCCTTCTTCCTTGCTCATAAGCCCCTGCAACgcttccttgaatctcttcagtcgtcccctcgtgattggtcccttcggcaactctaaagggtctcatgctttccttgggacttGACCATCTGTGTTCGAATCACCTTGGCTCTGATGTCAATTGTAGGATCGAGTGCttaccgttttaccaaaagttatagctgtcCGGTGATGattcaactcaaatcttttaaatcacacagcagctcaagcatcacggttcgatcactctatcaagcagagacaattattACATCAAACATCATGTAGTTTCAAATTtctgaatatttttttaaaaaagactaAACCGCAATTCGAAACTATCAACCTGAATCCATAAAAAATTGTTAACTAAAATATTTTCCAGATCTGGGGAAATTTTCTTTCCCAGATCTGAAACTAAATAATATCCAAAACTTTAAACAAATCTCAATGATTCAAGCATGAGTAGCTCTAATACCAATTGTTGGGGAAAAATACACATAATCAATCATGCTAAATCATTAACATTTTGACTGAAAACTTAGGTGGAAACGAACCTGAAGTCATAATCCTGAATTCTTAATAACGTGTCTTGATCTTTAGATCTACGTGCTCTTTTCTTTTAGAGAATCATTTAGTTTTCTATTCTGAATTATTTTCCTAATGGATGAGAGAATAAGGAATGTGAGTGTGCACGATCTGGAGACCATGATCtatatataaataatgtctATCATTATCTTCTGATATTTGTGCTTTAGTTCATTATAAAAcaaaagttatatttttttCTCTGTCCATTAAAGGTCTACAACATATTTTATACATTAAAGCTCaataactcaaaatattatttgatctttttattttgaacttaaattaactaaaaacccataataaataattatttatatataaactcataaaaataaaattgatctaACATGTGATTCCCTTGAATTTTGTAAAACCCAAAATATAGAATACAACTATACAAGTGAGTATGCTCAACAAATGATGGagggacaaaaacttgtgtgagacggtctcacagattatatttgtgagacagatctcttatttggatcacccatgaaaaaatattactttttatgctaagagtattactttttattgtgaatatgggtaggtttgatccgtctcacagattatgatccgtgagatgaTCTCAAATGAGACACACTCATTATATAGCCTCCCATTAAATGTTAatcatctttaaaaaaaatttatatgagatTAATATAATACAATATTTATGAGAAGTCAACGTGAGAAAAAATTTGCTAATTACCCATTTCATATAATTTGTATTTATTAATATtctcgatttttttaaaaaatggagAATATAACTTACAACTATTTTTTACATTACAACTTGCAATACAAAACAGAGGAACAAAAGTTGCAGTAACACACATGCTAGTGGGCTCACAAaaccaattaattaaaatctaaaatcccaagaataaaattAAAAGGGAGGACTCGAATGTAATTTTAGCATTTTTTGGGTGAAAATGCTATTAAAGAATTAGCCAAGTCGTAACTGACACGTGTTCCTTGTTGCTGGACATTACCGATAATCCCAAGAGAAGACGACGTCGGAGAAAAGGCCAAACAGAAAGTCCCCGATGAATCAACCGGTATCAGGTAATTCTTAGCCGGTAAACTCAACTCATTTCCGTTCGAGAAATGAAACGACACCGTTGGGACCTCCACACTTTGCCTCGAGCTCAAATCATAGCACGTGTCGAATAGAGCAACGCCGTTAGTTAACGGCAAGTCTACCGTCCCCGCCTTAAATGCATCTCGCAGGGAATTGTAAGCCGCCGTTTGCAATCTAGTGACGGCCGTTCCTGAGTCCACTATGACCCCGCCGTCTCCGTTCTCGTTCACCTGAAAAGTCGCCGGCGGGATGGATAACAGCTCACCGGAGACGCCGATTCCAGTCAAATCTACGTAGTAAAAGGTGTCCAGCTTGGAGTTCCGAAGTAATGGAGCTGTGACGGCGTCTGGCGGGGGTGATGAGTTGAAATCGAGAGTTGAAGCGGAATCCGAATCGCGATCCACGAGGCAGTAAGAGAAGGAGGAAGCGTTAATTTGCGAAGGGAAAGACAAAGAGCCGCCGCCTAAGCCGATTAATCCGGCGGCTCCGACGAATAAACCTTCGTTGTTATGACCGCAACCGATGGCTAAGTTGTTCACCGCAGCGGAGTTGCCGAAAGTGAAGGTCTCCGTCACGAAATCTCCGACGGTGTAAGAGCCGTCGCCGTAGGAAACCTCGTAGAGACACGTGTCGTTACGGCACTCGGAGACATCGAGCGACCTGCATTGCTGGGTATCGCATGTGAGGGGGGAGAAGGAAGTGGACTGGACCGGGTCGAAAATCGGGTCGGCTTGCTGATAACAGTCTGCGCAGGGGGCGCATTGCACCCAATTGACGTCGCTTCCGGTGTCGAGCACCATGTAAGATTGGGTCGGCGGGTTGCCAACTCCGACACGGCAGAAGTACTCGCCGCTGCCTTGGCTTGTTCCCGAAATCACCGGGACTTCGATCTTCTCATCCTCCAGTTCTTCCTCCAATGGCGTTAGATCTACTTTCTTTATACCTAAACTCAACAGATCTAGCCGGGTCTGAAGTGCTTTGACGCGGGCCGAGTCCCGGTTGATTCTGGCCAACGTGAGTTCTCTGTAGTCTTTATCAGAACTTCGACGGATTCCCAAGCGAGAATGCAGCTGAAAACTCAGAGATGAACCGTAAGAAACAATGGGTTTCTGGTGTTCTACGTCGGGCCTCGAGTGCACCAAATTTTGGGAGTTGAGCGACAATAAATCTTGGGTTTTTCTCAGAGTAGAAGATACATCAAGAAGCATGGTTTTTGAGCTGGATGCGAGTTTTCTTGACAGCACCGGAGAggagaaaatggagagaaatgaaAAGAAAACGGCGAGAAGAAGTCCCATTTTCTCCATTGCTGACTTACAGTCCAGCAGCCTGGATTTTATATCGATCGCCAAAGGAGTTGTAGAGGACAGAGAAGAGACACAAGCTTTGAATGTATGGTTTCTCCGACATTAATATTGTTTTTTAATAACAATATTCCTAAGGTTAAATAGTTAGATAATAACAATATTCCTAAGGTTAAATAGTTAGATTAGATTCTGCGATTAGTTCTGTCACGTCATGAAAAGAGTATGCGTAGTTACTAGTTAGTTATATTATTATAGTGTAACATGTGGTTAAGTTTCAGTGTCGTATAATAAGAAAGCTTTTGATCATTGATTGTGGAGAGCGGTGTGTGGGGTGATTGGTTGGCAAGAATTGGAGATGGCTATCACGAGATGAATGGGATCTGGTGTTGGAAGTGTTCCTTTTTGTCCGAAGTTTTCATCTTAGTGTCCAAGTGTAGAATCCGATAAATCAGACTATGTATAAACTATGCATAGttgctattatttaaattaaaaataatttttatttctttatgGAGTGTTTAAGTCACTTTAAAATttgatcatttattttaaaacgcAGAGgtttagtttttat containing:
- the LOC140808073 gene encoding protein ASPARTIC PROTEASE IN GUARD CELL 1-like, with the translated sequence MEKMGLLLAVFFSFLSIFSSPVLSRKLASSSKTMLLDVSSTLRKTQDLLSLNSQNLVHSRPDVEHQKPIVSYGSSLSFQLHSRLGIRRSSDKDYRELTLARINRDSARVKALQTRLDLLSLGIKKVDLTPLEEELEDEKIEVPVISGTSQGSGEYFCRVGVGNPPTQSYMVLDTGSDVNWVQCAPCADCYQQADPIFDPVQSTSFSPLTCDTQQCRSLDVSECRNDTCLYEVSYGDGSYTVGDFVTETFTFGNSAAVNNLAIGCGHNNEGLFVGAAGLIGLGGGSLSFPSQINASSFSYCLVDRDSDSASTLDFNSSPPPDAVTAPLLRNSKLDTFYYVDLTGIGVSGELLSIPPATFQVNENGDGGVIVDSGTAVTRLQTAAYNSLRDAFKAGTVDLPLTNGVALFDTCYDLSSRQSVEVPTVSFHFSNGNELSLPAKNYLIPVDSSGTFCLAFSPTSSSLGIIGNVQQQGTRVSYDLANSLIAFSPKKC